GCACTCGGCAACGGTCACCCTGGACGACGGCCAGACGCTGACCGCAGCCCTGATTATCGGCGCCGATGGCGCCCGCTCAAGGGTCCGGGAACTGGCAGGTATCGGCACCACCCGCAACCAGTACAGCCAGCAGGCCATGGTAATTTCGGTGCGCTATCAGGGATCAGTGGAAGACATCACCTGGCAGGGCTTCCTTCCCAGCGGGCCCAGAGCCTTCCTGCCCCTGCACACCGCCGGCGACAACCACCCGGGTGAAAGCTGGGCTTCGCTGGTCTGGTACGACGCACCGGATGAACTGGCCCGCCTGAAATCACTGGACAACGCCGAGCTGATGGCGGAGATCCAGTCCGGTTTCCCGGCCGACTTGCCACCGCTCACGCACATCGACAGGAAGGCGTCCTTCCCCATTGCCCGCCAGCATGCCAAACACTATTTCGCAGGCCGCGTGGTTCTGGCCGGCGATGCCGCGCACACCATCAATCCCCTGGCCGGCCAGGGGGTCAACCTGGGCTTCCAGGACGCCCAGTGCCTGCAGATGCTAATGCGTGAAGCCAAACGGGCCGGGGAGGACCTTTCCTCCGAACGCTGGCTGGCCCCCTACGAACAGCAGCGCCGCCCGGCCAACCACCGGATGATGATGACCATGGACCTGTTTTACCATCTGTTCAGCAACCGCATTCCGCCGGTGCACCTGCTGCGCAACCTGGGCCTCGGCGCCGCCCGCGCCCTGCCCTTCGCCCGCAACCGGGTGGCCCGGTACGCCATGGGCATCGACGACGAGCTGCCGGCCGTGATTCGGCAACTCGCCAGCCGGTTACCCGGCCTGGGCCAACTCTAAACCCGAGAATCCGAACAAACACCAAGGAGCCCGTATGTCAGAGACGATTTTCACCAAGATCATCAACCGGGAAATCCCCGCTGACATCCTCTACGAGGACGACCTCAGCCTGGCGTTCAGCGACATCAACCCCCAGGCGCCGGTGCATTTCCTGGTCATCCCGAAGAAACCTATCGCCACCATCAACGACATCACCGAAGATGACCGTGAACTGGTGGGGCACCTGTATGTGGTGGCGGCGAAGATTGCCAAAGAGCAGGGATTTGCCGACGACGGCTATCGAGTGGTCATGAATTGCGGCGAAAATTCGGGCCAGACGGTCTTCCACATCCACCTGCATGTACTGGCCGGCAAGCCCCTGGGATGGCCGCCTTATACCGATAAGATGAAGCAGGCCTGACTGTTTTAGCTTGGGAGGAGGGCCGACATGTGGTGGGGCTTTCCGGGACCCGCTCGAGCCGTCCCTGGTCGCTTGACTTTCGCCATCCATGGCGAAAGACAGTCCCGGAAAGCCCCACCACACGTCGGCCAGGCGAACTATTCAGTCAGGCAAACTCAGTAAAACCAAAGCTGACTGAAACTCCCTGAGAAGGATTCGCGGGTATGATCGGAGGGGCTGGTTCGGCCTTTCCAGACTGTCTGTGGCCAGGGATGGCCACAGCCAAGCCCTACAGGGACGTACTTGCGGGCGTGTCTGGAAAGGCCGAACCAGCCCCTCCAGACACCCAAGTAAAACGCTCAACGGCCGACGACTTTCTCGGCTTCCTCCACCGGCGTATGCCGAACGTCCTCGCCTTTGACCATGAAGATCACGTTCTCGGCAATGTTGCAGGCGTGGTCGCCCACCCGCTCCAGGGCACGGAGCACCCACATCACCGACATGCATCGGGAGATGTTTCGGGTGTCTTCCATCATGAACGTCAGCAGGGTACGGGCCGCCGCCTGATACTCCTCGTCAACGCGCTTGTCTTCCTTCATGATCCGCAACGCTTGCTCGGAGTCCAGCCGGGCAAAGGCGTCCAGGGCGTCATGCAGCATACTCAGAACGTGGGTGCCAATGTGGCGAACCTCCACATAGCCTCGGGGCGCCTGGCCCTCTTCCTGCAGCTTGATGGCCAGCTTGGCGATTTTTTTGGCCTCGTCACCGACCCGCTCCAGGTCGGCCACCATCTTGATGACCGAGATAACCAGACGCAGATCCCGCGCTGTCGGTTGGCGGCGGGCGATGATCAGTGTGGCTTCCTCGTCGATCTCGACTTCCATCTTGTCGACTTTCTTGTCGTTGGCGCGGATTTCGTCGGCCATGTGGCCGTCGCCATCAACCAGGGCCTGAATCGCGTTCTCAACCTGGGCTTCAACCATGCCGCCCATTTTCAGGAACTCGGTCTTGAGCGCCATGAGTTCATCATTGAACTTGTGGGAGATGTGATCTCCGTAAACGTCGTCCTTCTTCGTTGGCATACTGTTCTTCTCCAAAATTCCTCGGGTCCGGAATCAGCCGAAACGGCCAGTAATATAAGACTCGGTCAGTTGATGTTTCGGCGAGGTGAACACCTTGTTAGTCTCGTTCACTTCCACCAGGTGGCCAAGGTGGAAATAGGCCGTGCGGTGGGAAACCCGGGCCGCCTGCTGCATGGAGTGAGTCACAATCACGATGGTGTAGCTCTCGGACAGCTCGGCAATCAGCTCTTCAATCTTCGCCGTGGCGATCGGGTCCAGGGCCGAGCAAGGCTCGTCCATCAGCACCACCTCAGGGCTCACCGCGATGGCGCGGGCAATGCACAGGCGCTGCTGCTGGCCACCGGACATGCCGGTGGCGGTTGCATCCAGGCGGTCCTTGACCTCATCCCATAACCCGGCCTTGCGCAGGCTGTTCTCCACGATTTCGTCCAGATCAGACTTGCGGTTCGCCAGGCCGTGAATACGGGGGCCGTAGGCCACGTTGTCATAGATCGATTTCGGGAACGGGTTCGGTTTCTGGAACACCATGCCCACCCGGGCGCGGAGCTCCACTACATCCCGCTTGGGGTCGTAGATGTCGTGGTCGTCCAGTTGCAGGGAACCCTTAACCCGGCAGATATCGATACTGTCGTTCATGCGGTTCAGACAACGCAGGAAGGTGGACTTGCCACAGCCGGAAGGCCCGATAAAGGCAATCACTTCGTTGCGACCGATGTCCAGGCTGATGTTCTTGATGGCGCGATCCTGGCCATAGAACACCTCGACATTCCGGAGCTTGAACTTCGGATCCTCAGAGAACGGCTGACCGACGGTTTTGCCTTCATCAATCTTGGTCTCTGCAGGCCGTTCTTCCTGAACGGGAATGGTGCTTTCCTCCGGCTGCTCTGCCTCGCTGGTCACCGTTGTGTTGAGCGTATTCATAGACATCCTCCTTACCACCGGCGCTCGAGTCGCTTGCGCAGCCAGATGGCCAATGCATTCATACCAATCAGGAAGGTCAGGAGCACCATAATGGCCGCTGACGCGCGTTCAATAAAAGCCAGTTCCGGACTGCCCGCCCACAGGAAGACCTGAACCGGAAGTACCGTTGCCGAATCAAAGAATCCGTCCGGCACGTCCACAATGAAGGCCACCATGCCGATCAGCAGCAGCGGCGCGGTCTCGCCCAGGGCCTGAGCCATGCCGATGATGGAGCCGGTCAGCATGCCCGGCATGGCCAGCGGCAGTACGTGGTGCAGCACCACCTGCATCTTGGAGGCGCCAATGCCCTCGGCCGCTTCCCGGATGGAGGGCGGCACGCTCTTGATGGCGGCGCGGCTTGAGATGATGATGGTGGGCAGCGTCATCAGGGTCAGTACCAGGCCGCCGACGACGGGAACCGAGCGCGGCATGCCGAACAGGTTGATAAACACCGCAAGACCCAGAAGACCGAAGATGATCGACGGCACCGCCGCCAGGTTGTTGATATTGACCTCGATAAAGTCGGTCAGCTTGTTCTGGGGCGCGAATTCCTCCAGGTAGATTGCAGCCGCGACGCCAATCGGAAACGATAGCGCCAGGGTCACGACCATGGTCAGCAATGAGCCCACCACGGCACCCAGAATCCCGGCGCGGGATGGATCCCTTGAGTCCCCGCCGCTGAAGAACACGTCATTGAACGAAGTATCAATCACGCCCCTCTCATACAGCTGATCCACCCAGGCCTGCTGCTGTTCATTGAGTTTGATGGAGTAGGCCTCATCGCCGG
The nucleotide sequence above comes from Marinobacter gudaonensis. Encoded proteins:
- the pstA gene encoding phosphate ABC transporter permease PstA translates to MTDQRTQAEIVRQSLKRRYRKERRFRAYGMAAIAIALGALVILFADIIGKGHTAFVKTTITLDVNIDGEAMYLDDASDARQMKMADFVEPLVRALMQEIPDAGPSDRDDVRDLINPYAGNQLREALKNNPDLLNTTQTMTFLAHTDVDVYVKHAGDEAYSIKLNEQQQAWVDQLYERGVIDTSFNDVFFSGGDSRDPSRAGILGAVVGSLLTMVVTLALSFPIGVAAAIYLEEFAPQNKLTDFIEVNINNLAAVPSIIFGLLGLAVFINLFGMPRSVPVVGGLVLTLMTLPTIIISSRAAIKSVPPSIREAAEGIGASKMQVVLHHVLPLAMPGMLTGSIIGMAQALGETAPLLLIGMVAFIVDVPDGFFDSATVLPVQVFLWAGSPELAFIERASAAIMVLLTFLIGMNALAIWLRKRLERRW
- the pstB gene encoding phosphate ABC transporter ATP-binding protein PstB; the protein is MNTLNTTVTSEAEQPEESTIPVQEERPAETKIDEGKTVGQPFSEDPKFKLRNVEVFYGQDRAIKNISLDIGRNEVIAFIGPSGCGKSTFLRCLNRMNDSIDICRVKGSLQLDDHDIYDPKRDVVELRARVGMVFQKPNPFPKSIYDNVAYGPRIHGLANRKSDLDEIVENSLRKAGLWDEVKDRLDATATGMSGGQQQRLCIARAIAVSPEVVLMDEPCSALDPIATAKIEELIAELSESYTIVIVTHSMQQAARVSHRTAYFHLGHLVEVNETNKVFTSPKHQLTESYITGRFG
- a CDS encoding histidine triad nucleotide-binding protein, translating into MSETIFTKIINREIPADILYEDDLSLAFSDINPQAPVHFLVIPKKPIATINDITEDDRELVGHLYVVAAKIAKEQGFADDGYRVVMNCGENSGQTVFHIHLHVLAGKPLGWPPYTDKMKQA
- a CDS encoding FAD-dependent monooxygenase, whose protein sequence is MTQAFDIVVVGAGMVGAALATGLGQAGFSVAVVDRAPPPSFNPDERPDIRVSALSAGSERYLDTLGAWQAIRQMRATPYRRLAVWDETRHPLQTLIPGRLAEVAFDACELGAPHLGHIVENSITQQALWQSAEAEPSVTLVHGQGVASLQQDQHSATVTLDDGQTLTAALIIGADGARSRVRELAGIGTTRNQYSQQAMVISVRYQGSVEDITWQGFLPSGPRAFLPLHTAGDNHPGESWASLVWYDAPDELARLKSLDNAELMAEIQSGFPADLPPLTHIDRKASFPIARQHAKHYFAGRVVLAGDAAHTINPLAGQGVNLGFQDAQCLQMLMREAKRAGEDLSSERWLAPYEQQRRPANHRMMMTMDLFYHLFSNRIPPVHLLRNLGLGAARALPFARNRVARYAMGIDDELPAVIRQLASRLPGLGQL
- the phoU gene encoding phosphate signaling complex protein PhoU, which produces MPTKKDDVYGDHISHKFNDELMALKTEFLKMGGMVEAQVENAIQALVDGDGHMADEIRANDKKVDKMEVEIDEEATLIIARRQPTARDLRLVISVIKMVADLERVGDEAKKIAKLAIKLQEEGQAPRGYVEVRHIGTHVLSMLHDALDAFARLDSEQALRIMKEDKRVDEEYQAAARTLLTFMMEDTRNISRCMSVMWVLRALERVGDHACNIAENVIFMVKGEDVRHTPVEEAEKVVGR